The Arachis hypogaea cultivar Tifrunner chromosome 14, arahy.Tifrunner.gnm2.J5K5, whole genome shotgun sequence genome has a segment encoding these proteins:
- the LOC112742672 gene encoding uncharacterized protein, translating into MIHCPCPLCGFRFFQTREDAYDHLLMKPFPPNYTFWLHHGERIVDERRSGREELEPTVNSGDQIRDMVHDAFNLPGLQSDDEDSMRGHVEDVTEGLPYISDEPSRETRAFHDLLEDGEQELYPGCSRFSKLSFLVRLYHIKCMCGVSDKAFSLILELLGDAFEHAAIPKTLHDAKRIIRKLGIEYKKIDACPNDCMLYRGSDQDLSRCKHCKASRWKQKTRKSSIVKINAVVKKNGKPLPAKILRYFPLIPRLQRLFMSSKTSVDMLWHKRGTNSDGFLRHPRDGEGWKAFDMRYTDFSCDPRSVRLALASDGFNPYGNLSSKYSIWPVILIPYNLPPWICMKQTNFILSMIIPGPKMPGNDIDVYLQPLIDEFKQLWAGVDTYDASEKKTFKMRAALMWTISDFPGLGNLSGWNTYGGRACPTCNLDAETKRLTFSQKWCYMDHRRFLHCDHRYRQDLSRFDGKVEDRSPPTKLIGRDVLRQLEGVPVSQGKVQAVGGKRRRGQQTVMQDESPWKKRSIFFDLPYWENNELRHNLDVMHIEKNVCDNIVYTMLNESGRSKDHLKARKDLQLMGIRQDMWPLEGGKYPAAVFTMSNPQKDVFLRIIKNVVFPDGYSSNISRCIDLKHRKLHGLKSHDCHILMEHLLPIASKHVLPTTVAVVLAELSTFFRLICSKSIDPQQLSLLQDRVVNTLYPLMITWL; encoded by the coding sequence ATGATACATTGTCCATGCCCTTTGTGTGGGTTCCGATTTTTTCAAACTAGAGAGGACGCCTACGATCATCTTCTAATGAAACCCTTTCCCCCTAACTATACCTTCTGGTTACATCACGGTGAGAGGATAGTAGACGAGAGACGTAGCGGTAGGGAAGAATTAGAACCAACTGTAAATTCAGGCGATCAAATTCGTGACATGGTCCACGATGCATTCAACTTGCCGGGACTGCAGAGTGACGATGAAGACTCGATGAGGGGTCACGTCGAAGACGTTACGGAGGGGTTGCCGTACATATCTGACGAACCTAGCCGCGAGACTCGTGCCTTTCACGACTTGCTGGAGGATGGCGAGCAGGAATTGTATCCGGGATGCTCAAGATTCTCGAAACTGTCTTTCTTGGTGAGGCTCTACCATATCAAGTGCATGTGCGGAGTGAGTGACAAGGCTTTCAGTTTGATTCTAGAGCTACTGGGGGATGCCTTTGAGCATGCAGCGATTCCAAAGACGTTGCACGATGCCAAGAGGATCATAAGAAAGCTCGGTATTGAGTATAAGAAGATAGATGCATGtccaaatgactgcatgctatATCGGGGCTCCGATCAAGACCTGTCTAGATGCAAACATTGTAAAGCATCCAGGTGGAAACAAAAGACCCGGAAGAGTTCCATAGTAAAGATCAATGCCGTTGTCAAGAAGAATGGGAAACCTCTGCCGGCGAAGATTCTCCGCTACTTTCCTCTGATTCCACGGTTGCAGCGATTATTCATGTCTAGCAAGACATCAGTAGACATGTTGTGGCACAAGAGAGGAACCAACTCTGACGGTTTCCTGAGACATCCCAGAGACGGCGAGGGTTGGAAAGCATTTGACATGAGATATACTGACTTTTCATGTGATCCGCGCAGTGTTCGCTTAGCCCTGGCCAGTGATGGCTTCAATCCTTATGGAAACCTCAGTTCAAAGTACTCAATATGGCCAGTGATTCTTATTCCATACAACTTACCCCCATGGATTTGCATGAAACAAACCAACTTTATTCTCTCTATGATTATTCCCGGTCCTAAAATGCCTGGCAATGACATAGACGTGTACCTACAGCCCCTGATCGATGAGTTCAAGCAGTTGTGGGCCGGTGTTGATACCTACGACGCCAGTGAGAAAAAAACATTCAAGATGCGTGCTGCGTTGATGTGGACTATCAGTGATTTTCCTGGCTTGGGCAATTTATCTGGCTGGAATACGTACGGCGGGAGAGCTTGCCCCACGTGCAATTTGGACGCCGAGACTAAGCGACTCACCTTCAGTCAGAAATGGTGTTATATGGATCATCGTCGCTTCCTGCATTGCGATCACAGGTATAGACAGGACCTGAGTAGATTTGATGGTAAGGTAGAGgatagatccccacctaccaaatTGATTGGCAGGGATGTCCTGAGACAATTGGAAGGTGTGCCCGTCTCACAGGGCAAGGTGCAAGCGGTGGGCGGCAAAAGAAGGCGCGGACAGCAAACCGTGATGCAAGATGAGTCTCCCTGGAAAAAGAGGAGTATATTCTTTGATCTGCCCTACTGGGAGAACAACGAATTACGTCACAACCTTGACgtgatgcacatagagaagaatgtATGCGACAATATTGTTTACACCATGTTGAACGAGAGCGGTAGATCCAAAGACCACCTAAAAGCTCGAAAAGATCTCCAATTGATGGGAATCAGGCAAGATATGTGGCCACTTGAAGGTGGAAAGTATCCCGCTGCAGTCTTTACCATGTCCAATCCACAGAAGGATGTCTTTCTTAGGATTATCAAGAATGTGGTCTTTCCTGACGGGTACTCTAGCAACATCTCTCGCTGCATTGATTTAAAACATCGCAAGTTACACGGGTTGAAGAGTCATGACTGCCACATTCTGATGGAACATCTATTGCCAATTGCGTCAAAACATGTATTGCCCACCACAGTGGCCGTCGTCCTGGCTGAGTTATCAACCTTTTTCCGACTAATATGCAGTAAATCCATAGATCCTCAACAACTTTCTCTCCTTCAGGATCGTGTGGTCAATACTCTATACCCTTTGATGATTACTTGGCTCTAA